ATATTTTGCGCGATATTGAGAGCAAAAGCAGTTTTACCCACGGCAGGCCGTGCCGCAAGGATAATCAATTCCTCCTCATGCAGGCCCGTCGTCATATTGTCTAAAGCAGGATAACCTGTGGCAATCCCTGTAATATTGGATTTTTGTTGAGCACGCTGCTCTAAATCATCCATATGAATCGCCAAAACCTCAGAAATTTTCTTGAAACCATTGGTATTTCTGCCTTGTTGGACATCAATCAGACTTTTTTCAGCCTGAGCCAAGATATCATCGGCTGGCGAATCTTGTTCGTAAGCTTTTTCAACGGATTGTGTCAAATGGTTGATGAGCTGACGCAGCAAAGATTTTTCAGCAACAATTTTCGCATAATAAGCCGCATTCGCTGCTGTTGGTGTCGCTGTGGCAAGTTCGGCAATATAGGCAATCCCACCGATTGTGTCCAGCTCCCCCTGATTTTCCAGATGCGAACGAATCGTTAGCACGTCAATTGCTTCACGTGCGTCTGACAATTTTTCCATTGCTCGAAAAATAATTTTATGAGCATTCTTGTAAAAATCATCCGAAGTCAAAAATTCTTTGATTTCAACGAGTCGATCGCCATCCAAAAAAACAGCTCCAAGTACTGCTTGCTCAGCAGCTAAATCTTGTGGCGGTGCTTTTATGAGGTCAATTTCGGGCATCTTAGGCCTCGCTTATTTTAACTTTAATCACTGCGGTCACGTCATGATGAAGTTTTACGGGAACATCTTTTGTGCCCAAGGCTTGAATTTTGTTAATCAATTGGATTTTGCGTTTGTCCACAGGGACATTGTATTGGGCTTTGAGCGCTTTGGCAATGTCTGATTTGTCCACAGCACCAAATGTACGGCCTGTGTCCCCTGTTTTCATCTTGATTTCAACTACTACATCGTCTTTTTCAAGGGCATTTTTGAGCATTTTAGCTTCAGCAAGGTCTTCTTCTTCTTGACGTTTTTTAGCTTTCTTTTGTGCTTCAACGGCTGCAAGAGAAGCGCTTGTAGCAGGTTGTGCTTGTTTTTGCTTAATCAAGAAATTAGCAAATCCTGCTGGAACTTCTTTGACTTCGCCTTTTTTACCACGTCCTTTAACATCTTCTAAAAATACAACTTTCATTT
The DNA window shown above is from Lactococcus sp. S-13 and carries:
- the rplI gene encoding 50S ribosomal protein L9, which produces MKVVFLEDVKGRGKKGEVKEVPAGFANFLIKQKQAQPATSASLAAVEAQKKAKKRQEEEDLAEAKMLKNALEKDDVVVEIKMKTGDTGRTFGAVDKSDIAKALKAQYNVPVDKRKIQLINKIQALGTKDVPVKLHHDVTAVIKVKISEA